Proteins encoded together in one Roseibacterium elongatum DSM 19469 window:
- the aat gene encoding leucyl/phenylalanyl-tRNA--protein transferase, with amino-acid sequence MSPELMLRAYAAGIFPMSEGADDDDLFWVDPKRRGVFPLDGFHISRSLRRRIGKGGFEVRVDSAFAEVVAGCADREPTWINAELFSVYQTLHLGGHAHSVEVWEDGQLSGGVFGITLGGAYFGESMFSRRPDASKLALTWLMARLNAGGFRLFDTQFVTDHLISLGAVEIPRARYRAQLAEALNHRGDFHAMPGDLPAQDVMQLSTQTS; translated from the coding sequence ATGAGCCCCGAGCTGATGTTGCGGGCCTATGCGGCTGGTATCTTTCCGATGTCGGAGGGGGCCGATGACGACGACCTGTTCTGGGTCGATCCGAAACGGCGCGGCGTTTTTCCCCTGGATGGGTTTCACATCTCGCGCAGCCTGAGACGGCGCATCGGCAAGGGCGGGTTCGAGGTGCGCGTCGACAGTGCCTTCGCCGAGGTCGTGGCGGGATGTGCCGACCGTGAGCCGACCTGGATCAATGCCGAACTGTTCTCGGTCTACCAGACCCTGCACCTTGGCGGCCATGCCCATTCGGTCGAGGTCTGGGAAGACGGGCAGTTGTCGGGGGGCGTCTTTGGCATCACCCTTGGCGGGGCCTATTTCGGCGAGTCGATGTTCTCACGCCGCCCCGACGCGTCGAAACTGGCGCTGACCTGGCTGATGGCGCGGTTGAACGCTGGCGGATTTCGCCTGTTCGACACGCAATTCGTCACCGATCATCTGATCAGCCTGGGCGCGGTTGAAATTCCCCGCGCACGCTATCGCGCGCAGTTGGCCGAGGCCCTGAACCACCGGGGCGATTTCCATGCCATGCCAGGCGATCTGCCCGCTCAGGATGTGATGCAGCTCAGCACCCAGACATCGTAA
- a CDS encoding DUF2155 domain-containing protein yields the protein MIRLGLVILTLHALVAGGVAAQQFDNFGGGSFDTFLLPDPDAEGVEIEGLDDFGEGGGETGLTLQPLGNPDVTLQEGIDGLPVMETFPGVTGPVTSVSQPATLSATRVRLRALDRMRGDPTDLDLAMGETALFGRIAIRVLDCRYPEGNPSSDAFAHVQVVDTDGQSLFDGWMIASSPALNALEHARYDVWVLSCITS from the coding sequence ATGATCCGTCTCGGACTTGTGATCCTGACTCTGCATGCCCTTGTGGCCGGGGGCGTCGCGGCACAGCAATTCGACAATTTCGGGGGCGGGTCCTTCGACACCTTCCTGTTGCCCGATCCCGATGCAGAGGGGGTCGAGATCGAGGGGTTGGACGATTTCGGCGAGGGCGGTGGCGAAACCGGGCTGACCCTGCAACCGCTCGGCAACCCCGATGTGACCCTGCAGGAGGGGATCGACGGTCTGCCGGTGATGGAAACCTTTCCCGGTGTGACAGGCCCGGTGACCTCGGTCAGCCAGCCCGCCACCCTCAGCGCGACACGCGTGCGGCTGCGTGCGCTCGACCGGATGCGGGGCGACCCGACGGATCTGGACCTGGCGATGGGTGAAACCGCCCTGTTCGGACGGATCGCGATCCGCGTGCTCGACTGCCGCTATCCCGAAGGGAACCCGAGTTCCGACGCCTTTGCCCATGTGCAAGTGGTCGATACCGACGGTCAGAGCTTGTTCGACGGCTGGATGATCGCTTCGTCGCCCGCGCTCAATGCGCTGGAACATGCGCGTTACGATGTCTGGGTGCTGAGCTGCATCACATCCTGA
- the mlaD gene encoding outer membrane lipid asymmetry maintenance protein MlaD gives MSDRDDTLTETVLGGVVLATAVGFFVYAAGSTGGFGAPGGYELEASFRSAEGIAVGTEVRLAGVRIGTVTGMDLNPDTFLADTTFTVADGIVLPDDSAIAIASEGLLGGNFVEVIPGGSPFNLEPGDAILDTQSSVSLLTLLMRFVSGEGGE, from the coding sequence ATGTCCGATCGCGACGATACCTTGACCGAAACCGTTCTGGGCGGCGTCGTTCTGGCGACGGCCGTAGGCTTTTTCGTGTATGCGGCCGGCAGCACGGGGGGCTTCGGTGCGCCGGGCGGTTATGAGCTCGAGGCGTCTTTCCGCTCGGCCGAGGGGATCGCCGTAGGCACCGAAGTGCGCCTTGCCGGTGTGCGCATCGGAACCGTGACCGGCATGGACCTGAACCCCGACACGTTTCTGGCCGATACGACCTTTACCGTCGCCGACGGCATCGTATTGCCCGATGACAGCGCGATCGCCATCGCCTCCGAAGGCTTGCTTGGCGGCAATTTCGTCGAGGTCATTCCCGGCGGCTCGCCCTTCAACCTCGAACCCGGCGACGCGATCCTCGACACCCAAAGCTCGGTCAGCCTGCTGACCCTGCTGATGCGCTTCGTCAGCGGCGAGGGGGGCGAATGA
- a CDS encoding NADH:ubiquinone oxidoreductase subunit NDUFA12 — protein sequence MLDFLKRLVTWWNGQTLGTQIFTARNGVKVGEDEAGNTFYRSRDGKRRWVIYNGLSEASRVSPDWHGWLHHTWDEPPSEKPVAKKAWEKPHLPNLTGTPSAYAPAGSLRRVEPVERKDYEAWTPE from the coding sequence ATGCTCGACTTCCTCAAACGCCTCGTGACCTGGTGGAACGGCCAGACGCTCGGCACGCAGATCTTCACCGCGCGCAACGGCGTGAAGGTCGGCGAGGACGAGGCCGGCAACACCTTCTACCGCTCGCGCGATGGCAAGCGTCGCTGGGTCATCTACAACGGCTTGTCCGAGGCCAGCCGCGTCAGCCCGGATTGGCATGGCTGGCTGCACCACACCTGGGACGAGCCGCCGAGCGAGAAGCCCGTGGCGAAAAAGGCATGGGAAAAGCCGCATCTGCCGAACCTGACCGGGACGCCGTCGGCCTATGCGCCGGCCGGCTCGCTGCGCCGTGTGGAGCCCGTCGAGCGCAAGGATTACGAGGCGTGGACGCCGGAGTGA
- a CDS encoding O-acetylhomoserine aminocarboxypropyltransferase/cysteine synthase family protein, with amino-acid sequence MSDAPSYGFDTLQIHAGARPDPATGARQTPIYQTTAYVFRDAEHAAALFNLQEVGFIYSRLTNPTVAVLQERIATLEGGVGAVCCSSGHAAQIMALFPLMGPGKNVVASTRLYGGTVTQFSQTIKRFGWSAKFVDFDDLDAVRDAIDDDTRAVFGEAIANPGGYITDLRAIADIADAAGLPLIVDNTSATPYLCRPIEHGATLVVHSTTKYLTGNGTVTGGCIVDSGKFDWSASDKFSSLSQPEPAYHGLKFHETFGPLAFTFHGIAVGLRDLGMTMNPQAAHYTLMGIETLSLRMERHVENAVKIAKWLEADPRVDYVTYAGLESSPYHHRVAQVCPKGAGALFTFAVKGGYDACVKLVDALEIFSHVANLGDTRSLIIHSASTTHRQLTPEQQEAAGAAPNVVRLSIGIENAEDLIADLDQALAKATA; translated from the coding sequence ATGAGTGACGCACCCAGCTACGGTTTCGACACGCTTCAGATCCACGCGGGCGCCCGCCCCGACCCGGCGACGGGGGCGCGGCAGACGCCGATCTACCAGACCACGGCCTATGTGTTCCGCGATGCCGAGCATGCCGCGGCGCTGTTCAACCTGCAGGAAGTCGGGTTCATCTACTCGCGCCTGACGAACCCGACCGTGGCCGTTTTGCAGGAACGGATCGCCACGCTCGAGGGTGGCGTGGGCGCGGTCTGCTGTTCCTCGGGGCATGCGGCGCAGATCATGGCGCTGTTCCCGCTGATGGGTCCGGGCAAGAATGTCGTCGCCTCGACGCGGCTCTATGGCGGCACGGTCACGCAGTTCAGCCAGACCATCAAGCGCTTTGGCTGGTCGGCGAAATTCGTCGATTTCGATGATCTGGACGCGGTGCGCGACGCCATCGACGACGACACCCGCGCCGTCTTTGGCGAGGCCATCGCCAACCCCGGCGGCTACATCACCGATCTGCGCGCCATCGCCGATATCGCGGATGCGGCGGGCCTGCCCCTGATCGTCGACAATACCAGCGCCACGCCGTACCTGTGCCGCCCGATCGAGCATGGCGCGACGCTGGTCGTGCATTCGACGACGAAATACCTGACCGGCAATGGCACAGTCACCGGCGGCTGCATCGTCGACTCGGGCAAGTTCGACTGGTCGGCCAGCGACAAGTTCTCCAGCCTCAGCCAGCCCGAGCCCGCCTATCACGGGCTGAAATTCCACGAGACGTTCGGCCCGCTGGCCTTCACCTTTCACGGCATCGCCGTGGGGTTGCGCGATCTCGGGATGACCATGAACCCGCAGGCGGCGCATTACACGCTGATGGGGATCGAGACGCTGTCGCTGCGGATGGAGCGCCATGTCGAGAACGCCGTGAAGATCGCCAAGTGGCTCGAGGCGGACCCGCGTGTCGACTACGTCACCTATGCGGGCCTAGAGAGCAGCCCCTACCATCACCGCGTGGCGCAGGTTTGTCCAAAGGGCGCGGGGGCGCTGTTCACCTTTGCCGTCAAGGGCGGCTATGACGCCTGCGTGAAACTGGTGGATGCGTTGGAGATCTTCAGCCATGTCGCCAACCTGGGCGATACGCGGTCGCTGATCATCCACTCGGCCTCGACCACGCACCGCCAGTTGACCCCCGAACAGCAAGAGGCCGCGGGTGCCGCGCCGAATGTGGTGCGTCTCTCGATCGGGATCGAGAATGCCGAGGACCTGATCGCCGATCTGGACCAGGCGCTGGCCAAGGCGACGGCCTAG
- the mgtE gene encoding magnesium transporter: MSDIEDDVLDRSAEDTADEARDSYALDDTLLGKLRAAVAARDPAAIDALITPLHPADIADLLEQVSDPVRAAWLRLWPSSIDGDVLSELYGDLREEVIGLLPDSVLQDAVRDLDSDDVVDLVEDLEDDQQEAILDVLAPSDRVAVEQALSFPEESAGRLMQREVVAAPEHWTVGEAIDYMRAHKRELPEQFYHLVLTDPRMKPVGYVTLGRIMSTARKTPLIELLEDSFRVIPATQHEDEVAYAFNQYHLISAPVVDDDGRLVGVITIDDAMNVLDDANEEDILRLAGVDEESSLNDRVIDTTKRRFPWLFVNLITAILASLVISQFEAAISQIVALAVLMPIVASMGGNAGTQSLTVAVRALATKDLTRSNLLRVVLREAGVGLINGLVFAVVMGVIGVLWFGSPMLGVVIAVAMVINLLVAGLAGILVPVILERLRVDPALASGAFVTTVTDVVGFFAFLGLAVVLLL; encoded by the coding sequence ATGAGCGACATCGAGGATGACGTGCTGGACAGGTCGGCCGAGGACACGGCCGACGAGGCCCGCGACAGCTATGCGCTCGACGACACGCTTCTGGGCAAGCTGCGGGCGGCGGTCGCCGCGCGCGACCCGGCCGCCATCGACGCGCTGATCACGCCGCTGCACCCCGCCGACATCGCCGACCTTCTCGAACAGGTCTCGGACCCGGTGCGCGCGGCCTGGCTGAGGCTGTGGCCCTCCAGTATCGACGGCGACGTGTTGTCGGAGCTTTACGGCGACCTGCGCGAAGAGGTGATCGGCCTGCTGCCCGACTCGGTCCTGCAGGACGCGGTGCGCGATCTCGACTCGGACGATGTTGTGGATCTGGTCGAGGATCTCGAGGACGACCAGCAGGAGGCCATTCTGGATGTGCTGGCGCCCTCGGACCGGGTCGCCGTCGAACAGGCGCTGAGTTTTCCCGAGGAGTCCGCCGGGCGCCTGATGCAGCGCGAGGTCGTCGCCGCGCCCGAGCATTGGACCGTGGGCGAGGCCATCGATTACATGCGTGCCCACAAGCGCGAGTTGCCCGAACAGTTCTACCATCTTGTGCTGACGGACCCGCGGATGAAGCCGGTGGGCTATGTCACGCTGGGGCGGATCATGTCGACGGCGCGCAAGACGCCGCTGATCGAATTGCTCGAGGACAGTTTCCGGGTCATCCCCGCCACGCAGCACGAGGACGAGGTGGCCTATGCCTTCAACCAGTACCACCTGATCTCGGCCCCGGTGGTCGATGATGACGGACGGCTGGTGGGCGTGATCACCATCGACGACGCGATGAACGTGCTGGATGACGCGAATGAAGAGGACATCCTGCGCCTGGCCGGTGTGGACGAGGAAAGCAGCCTGAACGACCGCGTCATCGACACCACCAAGCGGCGCTTTCCGTGGCTCTTCGTGAACCTGATCACGGCGATCCTGGCCTCGCTGGTCATTTCGCAATTCGAGGCCGCGATCAGCCAGATCGTGGCCTTGGCCGTGTTGATGCCGATCGTCGCCTCGATGGGCGGGAATGCCGGCACCCAGAGCCTGACCGTGGCGGTGCGCGCGCTGGCCACCAAGGACTTGACGCGGTCGAACCTGTTGCGCGTGGTTCTGCGCGAGGCCGGGGTCGGCCTGATCAACGGGCTGGTCTTTGCAGTGGTGATGGGGGTGATCGGGGTGCTCTGGTTCGGCAGCCCGATGCTGGGCGTCGTCATTGCCGTCGCCATGGTGATCAACCTGCTGGTCGCGGGCCTTGCGGGAATTCTCGTGCCCGTGATCCTCGAACGCCTGAGGGTCGACCCGGCGCTGGCCTCGGGGGCTTTCGTGACCACGGTCACGGATGTGGTGGGCTTTTTCGCGTTTCTCGGGCTGGCGGTTGTGCTGCTGCTTTGA
- the guaD gene encoding guanine deaminase: MTGKRLILGQVLEFLGDPAQLGAGATRHRRHGAVLIAEGRIAAVDEADTLRAAHPDVAVTDHGAHLILPGFIDAHAHYPQTAIIASWGKRLIDWLTSYTFPEEMRFADPSYAAEVAARYFDLVLAQGTTTVASYCTIHPESVNAYFTEAQARGLRMLAGKTCMDRDTAPAGLRDTAQSAYDDSKALIGRWHGVDRLSYIITPRFSPTSTRAQLGALGALWAEHPDCLMQTHLSEQTDEIAWMHSLYPEARDYLDTYEAHGLLRENGLYGHAIHLTPREIDRLAEVGAALVHCPTSNTFIGSGLFDMGLRARMRVGLATDTGGGSSFSMLRTMAAAYEIAQLRGMALHPSESIWLATGASAEALRLGDRIGRLAPGYEADMVVLDLASTPAIAQATTRAEDIWQAVFPTIMMGDDRAVAQTYVMGRPVVPA; the protein is encoded by the coding sequence ATGACGGGCAAGCGCCTGATCCTTGGGCAGGTTCTGGAATTCCTGGGCGATCCCGCGCAGTTGGGGGCCGGGGCGACCCGACACCGCCGCCACGGCGCGGTGCTGATCGCCGAAGGCCGGATCGCCGCGGTGGACGAGGCCGACACCCTGCGCGCGGCCCATCCCGATGTGGCCGTGACGGACCATGGCGCGCATCTGATCCTGCCGGGCTTCATCGACGCGCACGCCCATTACCCGCAGACGGCGATCATCGCATCCTGGGGCAAGCGCCTGATCGACTGGCTGACAAGCTACACCTTCCCCGAAGAGATGCGTTTCGCCGACCCGAGCTATGCAGCCGAGGTTGCGGCGCGCTATTTCGACCTCGTGCTGGCGCAGGGCACCACCACGGTCGCCAGCTATTGCACCATCCACCCCGAAAGCGTGAACGCCTATTTCACCGAGGCGCAGGCCCGCGGCCTGCGGATGCTGGCGGGCAAGACCTGCATGGACCGCGACACCGCGCCGGCGGGCCTGCGAGACACCGCGCAATCGGCCTATGACGACAGCAAGGCGCTGATCGGCCGCTGGCACGGGGTCGACCGCCTCTCCTACATCATCACGCCGCGCTTCTCGCCCACCTCGACGCGGGCGCAGCTGGGCGCGCTCGGGGCGCTTTGGGCCGAGCATCCCGACTGCCTGATGCAGACCCATCTCAGCGAACAGACGGACGAGATCGCGTGGATGCACAGCCTCTACCCCGAGGCGCGCGATTATCTGGACACGTACGAGGCGCATGGCCTGTTGCGAGAAAACGGGCTCTATGGCCACGCCATCCACCTGACCCCGCGCGAAATCGACCGCCTGGCCGAGGTCGGCGCGGCCCTCGTGCATTGTCCGACCTCGAACACCTTCATCGGCTCGGGCCTCTTCGACATGGGGCTGCGCGCCCGCATGCGCGTCGGGCTGGCCACGGACACCGGCGGCGGGTCAAGCTTTTCCATGCTGCGCACCATGGCCGCCGCCTACGAGATCGCGCAACTGCGGGGCATGGCGCTGCACCCGTCCGAATCGATCTGGCTGGCCACCGGCGCCTCGGCCGAGGCGCTCAGGCTCGGCGACCGGATCGGGCGGTTGGCCCCCGGATACGAGGCCGACATGGTGGTGCTCGACCTCGCCTCGACCCCGGCCATCGCACAGGCCACCACCCGGGCCGAGGATATCTGGCAAGCCGTCTTTCCCACGATCATGATGGGCGACGATCGCGCCGTCGCGCAGACCTACGTGATGGGCCGCCCCGTCGTACCGGCCTGA
- the glmM gene encoding phosphoglucosamine mutase: MTRKLFGTDGVRGRANSYPMTADMALRLGAAAGRFFRRDASREHRVVIGKDTRLSGYMLENALTAGFTSTGMNVFLLGPVPTPAVGLLTPSMRADVGVMISASHNPAEDNGIKFFGPDGFKLSDAAEAEIEALVAGEVEPAQARNIGRAKRIDDGRFRYVERVKGTFPAGLTLEGLKVVIDCAHGAAYRAAPEVLWELGAEVIPVGVAPDGVNINAGVGSTHPQAAADRIRATGADVGICLDGDADRVILLDETGAVADGDQIMALLAARWADEGRLAGGQLAATVMSNLGLERFLAGRGIGLYRTAVGDRYVVEAMRAQGLNLGGEQSGHIVMTDYATTGDGLMAGLQFLAEMVRTKQPASALARSFEPVPQVLRNVRFGVGKAPLEMPQVRQAIAEGEARLGAEGRLLIRKSGTEPLIRVMAEAEDEALMVAVVDEIVGAVEAAL; this comes from the coding sequence ATGACACGCAAATTGTTCGGAACCGATGGGGTGCGGGGCCGCGCCAACAGCTACCCGATGACGGCGGACATGGCCCTGCGCCTCGGCGCGGCGGCGGGGCGGTTCTTTCGCCGTGACGCCAGCCGCGAGCACCGCGTGGTGATCGGCAAGGACACGCGCCTGTCGGGCTACATGCTGGAAAACGCCCTGACGGCGGGCTTCACCTCGACCGGGATGAACGTGTTCTTGCTGGGCCCGGTGCCGACGCCGGCGGTGGGGCTGTTGACGCCGTCGATGCGGGCGGATGTGGGGGTGATGATCTCGGCCAGTCACAACCCGGCCGAGGATAACGGGATCAAGTTCTTCGGTCCCGACGGGTTCAAGCTGTCCGACGCCGCGGAGGCCGAGATCGAGGCCCTGGTCGCGGGCGAGGTTGAGCCCGCGCAGGCGCGCAATATCGGGCGGGCCAAACGCATCGACGACGGGCGTTTTCGCTATGTCGAACGGGTGAAGGGCACCTTTCCGGCTGGCCTGACCCTGGAGGGGCTGAAGGTGGTGATCGACTGCGCCCATGGCGCGGCCTATCGCGCCGCACCCGAGGTGCTTTGGGAGTTGGGGGCCGAGGTCATTCCCGTCGGCGTGGCGCCCGATGGGGTGAACATCAATGCCGGCGTCGGTTCGACCCACCCGCAGGCCGCCGCGGACAGGATCCGGGCCACCGGGGCCGATGTCGGGATCTGCCTCGATGGGGATGCTGATCGCGTGATCCTGCTCGACGAGACGGGCGCGGTGGCCGATGGAGACCAGATCATGGCGCTGCTGGCGGCGCGATGGGCCGATGAGGGGCGGCTGGCCGGGGGGCAACTGGCCGCCACGGTGATGTCGAACCTCGGGCTGGAACGGTTCCTGGCCGGGCGTGGCATCGGCCTTTACCGGACCGCCGTGGGCGACCGCTACGTGGTCGAGGCGATGCGGGCGCAGGGGCTGAACCTGGGCGGGGAACAGTCGGGTCACATCGTCATGACCGATTACGCGACGACCGGGGATGGCCTGATGGCGGGCCTGCAATTCCTGGCCGAGATGGTGCGCACCAAGCAGCCGGCCAGCGCCTTGGCCCGCAGCTTCGAGCCGGTCCCGCAAGTGTTGCGGAATGTGCGCTTCGGCGTGGGCAAGGCGCCGCTGGAGATGCCGCAGGTGCGCCAGGCCATCGCCGAGGGCGAGGCCCGCCTGGGCGCCGAGGGCCGTCTGCTGATCCGCAAATCGGGGACCGAGCCTCTGATCCGCGTCATGGCCGAGGCCGAGGACGAGGCGCTGATGGTCGCGGTGGTGGACGAGATCGTGGGCGCGGTGGAAGCCGCGCTCTGA
- the folP gene encoding dihydropteroate synthase, which translates to MSDYYRPIPQVDPAPLPGCYPLAGGWTRFSHVERLTRTAPPEILPASQLPETALAPLVAPRAPLAGLAFDSPRLMGILNVTPDSFSDGGRHGGVAAACAHAARMLGKGADLIDIGGESTRPGAPETPEADEIARVVPVIAALRAQGITAPLSLDTRKSGVARAGLDAGAAILNDVSGLRHDPDLAQVAAETGAPLILMHSIGTPETMQALAADAYTDVLLDAFDALAAAIARAVAAGVPRARIMVDPGIGFGKTEAQNLALLRRISLFHGLGCAILLGVSRKGMIGRIGGVSDPAARGPGSAGVGLWAISQGIQMLRVHDMDTHAQALRLWQAVTAAQ; encoded by the coding sequence ATGTCCGACTATTACCGCCCGATCCCGCAGGTCGATCCGGCCCCGTTGCCCGGCTGTTATCCCTTGGCGGGCGGCTGGACCCGGTTTTCGCATGTCGAGCGTCTGACGCGGACCGCCCCGCCCGAGATCTTGCCCGCATCCCAGCTGCCCGAGACGGCGCTTGCCCCGCTCGTGGCACCGCGCGCGCCACTGGCGGGGCTGGCCTTCGACAGCCCCCGCCTGATGGGCATCCTGAACGTCACGCCTGACAGTTTTTCGGATGGCGGGCGGCATGGCGGGGTCGCCGCGGCCTGTGCCCATGCCGCGCGCATGCTGGGCAAGGGCGCCGATCTGATCGATATCGGCGGCGAAAGCACGCGCCCGGGCGCGCCGGAAACCCCCGAGGCCGACGAGATCGCGCGCGTCGTCCCGGTGATCGCCGCGCTGCGCGCGCAAGGGATCACCGCGCCGCTCAGCCTCGACACCCGGAAATCTGGGGTCGCCCGCGCGGGCCTTGATGCCGGCGCGGCGATCCTCAATGACGTGTCCGGGCTGCGCCACGACCCCGATCTGGCACAGGTGGCCGCCGAAACGGGTGCGCCGCTGATCCTGATGCATTCCATCGGAACGCCCGAGACGATGCAGGCCCTGGCGGCCGACGCCTATACCGACGTGTTGTTGGACGCGTTCGATGCACTGGCCGCGGCCATCGCCCGCGCCGTAGCGGCGGGCGTGCCCCGGGCGCGCATCATGGTCGATCCCGGTATCGGGTTCGGCAAGACCGAAGCACAGAACCTGGCCTTGTTGCGCCGGATCAGCCTGTTTCACGGCCTGGGCTGCGCCATCCTGCTGGGGGTGTCGCGCAAGGGCATGATCGGGCGCATTGGCGGTGTCAGCGACCCGGCCGCGCGCGGCCCCGGATCGGCGGGTGTCGGCCTATGGGCGATCTCTCAGGGAATACAGATGCTGCGCGTTCATGATATGGATACCCATGCACAGGCGCTGCGGCTTTGGCAGGCCGTGACGGCGGCGCAATGA
- a CDS encoding GNAT family N-acetyltransferase yields MPADPVPFQTLRLACRPPGDSSAQVYAALFGPQGADLLASDRTEWCNHGVAPWTLSHAGHDVGIGGFRIGYARGGLELRMDLLPDVRGQGLASEFVTEALDYAAEVLRETDVFAAVGQEHATAAWVLKKNGFRPDPRGSDDATPDITVLRRTLR; encoded by the coding sequence ATGCCCGCCGACCCGGTCCCGTTTCAGACCCTGCGCCTGGCCTGCCGCCCCCCCGGCGACAGCAGCGCCCAGGTCTACGCTGCCCTGTTCGGCCCCCAAGGGGCCGATCTGCTGGCCTCGGACAGAACCGAGTGGTGCAATCACGGCGTGGCGCCCTGGACGCTGTCGCATGCAGGGCATGATGTCGGCATCGGGGGCTTTCGCATCGGGTACGCCCGGGGCGGGCTGGAACTGCGCATGGATTTGCTGCCCGATGTCCGCGGCCAGGGGCTGGCCAGCGAATTCGTGACCGAGGCGCTGGATTACGCCGCCGAGGTTTTGCGTGAAACCGATGTCTTCGCCGCCGTCGGTCAGGAACATGCCACGGCGGCCTGGGTTCTCAAGAAGAACGGGTTTCGCCCCGATCCGCGGGGATCGGACGACGCGACGCCCGACATCACCGTGTTGCGCCGGACGCTTCGCTAA